In the genome of Hydractinia symbiolongicarpus strain clone_291-10 chromosome 5, HSymV2.1, whole genome shotgun sequence, one region contains:
- the LOC130645161 gene encoding uncharacterized protein LOC130645161 isoform X2, with amino-acid sequence MEEDTKERHLQHGTMEENPNQRLPKQLQALAEAILPEQQAFRRTMSMGDTGRVNGPPTKPKPEWKPIKKTVSMLDIKILETEPPPTKAKSKWQSIHRTLSMVDINEVKKELLPATAKPELPLINRTVPKVNMDKVKKVPPPTKQKPRKIQPLHLQSSLVQTNSRENTSVKKSTSQAQMVNEGNNAEKSQLSAMENQGGNQMQLERAENAPFQRQFQMFLKSDEKNSFVQLLENTIQNQQDQVEVTDTKADLVRVEQEHSQVRQFWLIFKSSL; translated from the exons atggAGGAAGATACTAAAGAAAGACATCTGCAACATGGAACGATGGAAGAAAATCCTAACCAGAGGTTACCGAAGCAATTACAGGCCCTTGCAGAAGCGATATTACCAGAACAGCAAGCTTTCCGAAGGACAATGTCAATGGGCGACACAGGGAGAGTAAATGGACCACCTACTAAACCAAAACCAGAGTGGAAACCAATCAAAAAGACTGTGTCAATGCTTGATATAAAGATATTGGAAACAGAACCTCCACCTACAAAAGCAAAATCAAAGTGGCAATCAATTCACAGGACTTTGTCAATGGTCGATATAAACGAAGTGAAAAAAGAACTACTACCCGCGACAGCAAAACCAGAGTTGCCACTAATTAACAGGACTGTGCCAAAGGTCAATATGGACAAAGTGAAAAAAGTACCACCTCCTACGAAACAAAAACCACGAAAAATACAGCCACTTCACCTACAATCTTCACTTGTACAAACCAACAGCAGAGAAA ATACTTCTGTCAAAAAAAGCACATCACAAGCACAGATG GTGAACGAAGGGAATAATGCGGAAAAAAGTCAACTATCAGCGATGGAAAATCAAGGAGGCAATCAGATGCAATTAGAAAGGGCGGAAAATGCTCCATTTCAAAGACAATtccaaatgttcttaaaaagcgatgaaaaaaattcttttgtgcAGTTATTAGAAAATACAATCCAAAATCAACAAGACCAAGTAGAAGTAACTGACACTAAAGCTGACCTTGTACGTGTGGAACAAGAACATTCTCAGGTTAGACAATTTTGGCTTATTTTCAAATCTTCATTATAG
- the LOC130645161 gene encoding uncharacterized protein LOC130645161 isoform X1 gives MEEDTKERHLQHGTMEENPNQRLPKQLQALAEAILPEQQAFRRTMSMGDTGRVNGPPTKPKPEWKPIKKTVSMLDIKILETEPPPTKAKSKWQSIHRTLSMVDINEVKKELLPATAKPELPLINRTVPKVNMDKVKKVPPPTKQKPRKIQPLHLQSSLVQTNSRENTSVKKSTSQAQMVNEGNNAEKSQLSAMENQGDNQMQLERAENAPFQRQFQMFLKSDEKNSFVQLLENTIQNQQDQVEVTDTKADLVRVEQEHSQVRQFWLIFKSSL, from the exons atggAGGAAGATACTAAAGAAAGACATCTGCAACATGGAACGATGGAAGAAAATCCTAACCAGAGGTTACCGAAGCAATTACAGGCCCTTGCAGAAGCGATATTACCAGAACAGCAAGCTTTCCGAAGGACAATGTCAATGGGCGACACAGGGAGAGTAAATGGACCACCTACTAAACCAAAACCAGAGTGGAAACCAATCAAAAAGACTGTGTCAATGCTTGATATAAAGATATTGGAAACAGAACCTCCACCTACAAAAGCAAAATCAAAGTGGCAATCAATTCACAGGACTTTGTCAATGGTCGATATAAACGAAGTGAAAAAAGAACTACTACCCGCGACAGCAAAACCAGAGTTGCCACTAATTAACAGGACTGTGCCAAAGGTCAATATGGACAAAGTGAAAAAAGTACCACCTCCTACGAAACAAAAACCACGAAAAATACAGCCACTTCACCTACAATCTTCACTTGTACAAACCAACAGCAGAGAAA ATACTTCTGTCAAAAAAAGCACATCACAAGCACAGATG GTGAACGAAGGGAATAATGCGGAAAAAAGTCAACTATCAGCGATGGAAAATCAAGGAGACAATCAGATGCAATTAGAAAGGGCGGAAAATGCTCCATTTCAAAGACAATtccaaatgttcttaaaaagcgatgaaaaaaattcttttgtgcAGTTATTAGAAAATACAATCCAAAATCAACAAGACCAAGTAGAAGTAACTGACACTAAAGCTGACCTTGTACGTGTGGAACAAGAACATTCTCAGGTTAGACAATTTTGGCTTATTTTCAAATCTTCATTATAG